The following are from one region of the Odontesthes bonariensis isolate fOdoBon6 chromosome 12, fOdoBon6.hap1, whole genome shotgun sequence genome:
- the LOC142396060 gene encoding trace amine-associated receptor 13c-like, translating into MQTEESEFCFPELLNSSCRKSRRPHSVSIIISITLSSISVLTVTLNLLVIISISHFKKLHTPTNLLLLSLAVADCMVGLLISFQIMLIDGCWYLGDLMCALYMVLDYVITSASIGTMVLISVDRYVAIFYPLHYPSNVTTERAKMCISLCWMCSTLFHSLLLMSNLEQPGRYNSCSGECVVFLDYIAGLFDVWFSFIGPVTVIITLYLRVFVVVVYQARAMRSHIAAVTFQGSVSVKRSEMKAARTLAVVVVVFLICTCPYFCVLLAAQDAGVSAASVTFLLFYFNSTLNPLIYTLFYPWFRKSVKLIVTLQVLKPGSCDVTVE; encoded by the exons ATGCAAACTGAAGAATCCGAGTTCTGCTTTCCAGAACTCCTCAACTCCTCCTGCAGGAAGAGCAGACGTCCTCACTCAGTTTCCATCATTATTTCCATCACACTGTCCTCCATCTCTGTGCTCACCGTGACTCTTAACCTGCTGGTCATCATCTCCATCTCACACTTCAA GAAACTTCACACCCCCAccaacctcctcctcctctctctggctGTCGCAGACTGCATGGTGGGCCTCCTCATTTCCTTTCAAATTATGCTCATAGATGGCTGCTGGTATCTCGGGGACCTCATGTGTGCCCTGTACATGGTTTTGGACTACGTTATCACCTCTGCATCAATAGGAACCATGGTGCTCATATCAGTTGACCGTTATGTGGCTATTTTTTACCCTTTACATTACCCCAGCAATGTCACAACAGAAAGAGCAAAGATGTGCATTTCActgtgttggatgtgttctaCTCTTTTCCATAGCCTGCTGCTGATGAGCAACCTTGAACAACCAGGCAGGTATAACTCCTGCTCAGGAGAGTGTGTGGTCTTTCTTGACTACATTGCAGGATTGTTTGATGTTTGGTTTTCCTTTATTGGCCCTGTCACTGTCATCATAACTCTGTATCTGAGGGTGTTTGTGGTGGTTGTGTATCAGGCTCGGGCCATGCGCTCTCATATTGCAGCTGTCACATTTCAGGGATCAGTCAGTGTTAAAAGATCTGAAATGAAAGCAGCACGGACTCTTGCTGTTGTTGTAGTTGTATTTCTCATTTGTACATGCCCATATTTCTGTGTTTTACTTGCAGCCCAGGATGCTGGGGTCAGTGCTGCTTCtgtgacatttcttctgttctATTTTAATTCTACTCTAAACCCTCTGATCTACACCCTCTTCTACCCCTGGTTTAGGAAATCTGTTAAACTAATTGTTACACTTCAGGTACTGAAGCCTGGCTCCTGTGATGTCACCGTAGAGTAA
- the LOC142396270 gene encoding trace amine-associated receptor 13c-like, whose translation MEETELCFPQLFNTSCRRLQRPHIEVMLSYIILSSISVLTAVLNLLVIISISHFRQLHTPTNLLLLSLAVSDFFVGLLMFFQIMLINGCWLLGDTACVMYQYLGYIITTASVGTLVIISIDRYVAICYPLHYSAQITQKRVKMCVCVCWMSSVIVQSLFVTNALEQPGRYNSCIGQCITFVSYIAGLADTIVSFIVPITVIVVLYIRVFVVAVSQARAMRSHITATSLKHSVTAKRSELKAARALGVVVAVFIICFCPYNCVSLTDQGDLLNTSAGNFILCLFFFNSCLNPMIYAFFYPWFRKSIKLIVTLQILKPDSCSTNLL comes from the exons ATGGAGGAAACTGAACTCTGCTTTCCACAACTCTTCAACACCTCCTGCAGGAGGTTACAGCGTCCTCACATTGAGGTCATGTTGTCTTACATTATACTGTCCTCCATCTCTGTGCTCACTGCTGTTCTCAACCTGCTGGTTATCATCTCCATCTCACACTTCAG GCAGCTCCACACTCCCAccaacctcctcctcctctctctggctGTATCAGACTTCTTTGTGGGTCTCCTCATGTTCTTTCAGATAATGCTCATAAACGGCTGCTGGTTGCTTGGTGACACCGCATGTGTCATGTATCAATATCTGGGATATATTATTACCACAGCCTCAGTGGGAACCTTGGTGATCATATCTATTGATCGCTATGTGGCTATTTGTTACCCTCTGCATTACTCCGCCCAAATCACACAGAAAAGAGTGaagatgtgtgtctgtgtgtgttggatgtcTTCAGTGATAGTTCAGAGTCTGTTTGTGACGAATGCTCTGGAACAACCAGGCAGGTATAACTCCTGCATCGGGCAATGCATAACATTTGTTAGTTATATTGCTGGTTTGGCAGATACTATTGTTTCCTTCATTGTTCCCATTACTGTAATTGTAGTTCTGTATATCAGAGTATTTGTGGTGGCTGTGTCTCAGGCTCGGGCCATGCGCTCTCATATCACCGCCACCAGTCTCAAACATTCAGTAACTGCTAAGAGATCTGAGCTGAAAGCAGCCAGGGCTCTCGGTGTTGTTGTGGCTGTATTCATTATATGTTTTTGTCCTTATAATTGTGTTTCTCTTACAGATCAGGGAGATTTGCTCAATACTTCAGCTGGTAACTTCATTTTATGTTTGTTCTTCTTTAACTCCTGCCTAAACCCTATGATCTATGCTTTTTTTTACCCCTGGTTCAGGAAATCAATCAAGCTCATTGTTACACTTCAGATACTGAAGCCTGACTCCTGCAGCACCAACCTGCTGTAG
- the LOC142396271 gene encoding trace amine-associated receptor 13c-like has protein sequence MMEENELCFPQLNTSCRKPKRPHYETMLIYVLLSCISVLTVILNMLVIVSISHFRQLHTPTNLLLLSLAVSDLFVGLLMFFQIMLINGCWYLGDILCVMYQYLAYTITAASTGTMVIISIDRYVAICYPLHYSSKITQKRVKVCVCVCWIYSAIVQCLILKDNLKQPGRYNSCYGECIIVVNYIVGYIDMTFSFIVPIAVIVVLYFRIFVVAVSQARAMRSHITAATLQRSVKKSELKAARTLGVVVLVFLLCLCPYFCIAITGQDHLLNVSSATFVIFLIYLNSCLNPIIYTFVYSWFRKSIKLIVTLQMQQPDSCDINMM, from the exons ATGATGGAGGAAAATGAACTCTGCTTTCCACAGCTCAACACCTCCTGCAGGAAGCCAAAGCGTCCTCACTATGAGACCATGTTGATTTACGTTCTGCTGTCCTGTATTTCTGTGCTGACTGTGATTCTCAACATGCTCGTCATTGTCTCCATCTCACACTTCAG GCAGCTCCACACTCCCAccaacctcctcctcctctctctggctGTATCAGACTTATTTGTGGGTCTCCTCATGTTCTTTCAGATTATGCTCATCAATGGCTGCTGGTACCTCGGCGATATCCTGTGTGTCATGTATCAGTATCTGGCATATACTATTACTGCAGCCTCGACAGGAACCATGGTGATCATATCTATTGATCGCTATGTGGCTATTTGTTACCCTCTGCATTACTCCTCCAAAATTACACAGAAAAGAGTGAaggtctgtgtctgtgtgtgttggatcTACTCTGCGATAGTTCAGTGTCTTATTCTGAAGGATAACCTGAAACAACCAGGCAGGTATAACTCCTGCTATGGAGAGTGTATCATTGTGGTTAACTACATCGTTGGATATATTGATATGACCTTTTCCTTCATCGTTCCCATTGCAGTAATTGTTGTTCTGTATTTCAGAATATTTGTGGTGGCTGTGTCTCAGGCTCGGGCCATGCGCTCTCACATTACAGCCGCCACTCTCCAGCGTTCAGTTAAGAAATCTGAGCTTAAAGCAGCCAGAACTCTCGGGGTTGTTGTGCTTGtgtttctgctttgtttgtgcCCATATTTTTGCATTGCTATCACAGGCCAAGATCACTTGCTTAATGTTTCCTCTGCAACATTTGTAATattcttaatttatttaaactccTGTCTAAACCCTATCATATATACCTTTGTTTACTCCTGGTTTAGAAAATCCATTAAGCTCATTGTGACACTTCAGATGCAGCAGCCTGACTCCTGTGACATCAACATGATGTAG